In Streptomyces sp. NBC_01426, one genomic interval encodes:
- a CDS encoding response regulator transcription factor has product MTRVLLAEDDASISEPLARALRREGYEVEVREDGPTALDAGLQGGVDLVVLDLGLPGMDGLEVARRLRAEGHGFPILVLTARADEVDTVVGLDAGADDYVTKPFRLAELLARVRALLRRGATEASQPPATHGVRIDVESHRAWMGEEELQLTAKEFDLLRVLVRDAGRVVTRDQLMREVWDTTWWSSTKTLDMHISWLRKKLGDDAANPRYIATVRGVGFRFEKS; this is encoded by the coding sequence ATGACGCGTGTACTGCTCGCCGAGGACGACGCATCCATCTCGGAACCCCTGGCCCGCGCCCTGCGCCGGGAGGGCTATGAGGTCGAGGTCCGGGAGGACGGCCCCACCGCCCTGGACGCGGGACTGCAGGGCGGCGTCGACCTCGTCGTCCTCGACCTCGGGCTGCCCGGGATGGACGGCCTGGAAGTGGCCCGACGACTGCGGGCCGAGGGACACGGGTTCCCGATCCTCGTGCTCACCGCCCGTGCCGACGAGGTCGACACGGTCGTCGGCCTGGACGCCGGCGCCGACGACTACGTGACCAAGCCGTTCCGGCTCGCCGAACTGCTGGCCCGGGTACGGGCCCTGCTGCGCCGCGGCGCCACCGAGGCCTCCCAGCCGCCCGCCACCCACGGCGTGCGGATCGACGTCGAGTCGCACCGCGCCTGGATGGGCGAGGAGGAGCTCCAGCTCACCGCCAAGGAGTTCGACCTCCTGCGCGTCCTCGTCCGCGACGCCGGTCGGGTCGTCACCCGCGACCAGTTGATGCGCGAGGTGTGGGACACCACCTGGTGGTCCTCCACCAAGACCCTCGACATGCACATCTCCTGGCTGCGCAAGAAGCTGGGCGACGACGCGGCCAACCCCCGTTACATCGCCACCGTGCGGGGCGTCGGCTTCCGCTTCGAGAAGAGCTAG
- a CDS encoding ATP-binding protein codes for MRRRLINSTLAVVLVVIAVFGVSLVIVETRTITSSAQDRIGSEALRLVGIVESNVLENKPVNPAALAEQLDVGKYARITIPGHSPVEVGDPIDESVIRGTAHGEQGEEVVVEATRSTVTREVGRTLAVVGAVALLAVVAAVLLAVRQANRLASPLTDLAETAERLGSGDPRPRHKRYGVPELDRVADVLDSSAERIARMLTAERRLAADASHQLRTPLTALSMRLEEITVTDDLETVRDEATIALTQVERLTDVVERLLTNSRDPRTGSAVPFDLDEVVKQQVEEWRPAYRSAGRAIVRSGKTGMRAVGTPGAVSQVLATLVENALMHGGGTVALRTRVTGNQAVLEVTDEGPGVPPDLGNRIFERAISGRNSTGIGLAVARDLAEADGGRLELLQTQPPVFALFLSRTAPERAEEPEPTVR; via the coding sequence ATGCGCCGCCGCCTGATCAACTCCACGCTCGCCGTGGTGCTCGTCGTGATCGCCGTGTTCGGGGTCTCCCTCGTCATCGTCGAGACCCGGACCATCACCAGCAGCGCCCAGGACCGCATCGGGTCCGAGGCGCTGCGCCTGGTGGGCATCGTCGAGTCGAACGTCCTGGAGAACAAGCCGGTCAATCCCGCGGCGCTCGCCGAGCAACTGGACGTCGGCAAGTACGCCCGCATCACCATCCCGGGGCATTCGCCCGTCGAGGTCGGCGACCCCATCGACGAGAGCGTCATCCGGGGCACCGCCCACGGCGAGCAGGGCGAGGAGGTGGTCGTCGAGGCCACCCGCTCGACGGTCACCCGGGAGGTCGGCCGCACCCTGGCCGTGGTCGGCGCGGTGGCGCTGCTGGCGGTCGTGGCGGCCGTACTGCTCGCCGTACGCCAGGCCAACCGGCTGGCCTCCCCGCTCACCGACCTCGCGGAGACGGCGGAACGGCTGGGGTCCGGGGATCCGCGGCCCCGCCACAAGCGGTACGGGGTTCCCGAGCTGGACCGGGTCGCGGACGTGCTGGACTCCAGCGCGGAGCGGATCGCGCGGATGCTGACGGCGGAGCGGCGGCTCGCCGCGGACGCCTCGCACCAGTTGCGGACGCCGCTGACGGCCCTGTCGATGCGGCTGGAGGAGATCACGGTCACCGACGACCTGGAGACCGTGCGGGACGAGGCGACCATCGCCCTCACCCAGGTGGAGCGGCTCACGGACGTGGTCGAGCGGCTGCTGACGAACTCCAGGGACCCGCGGACCGGCTCGGCGGTCCCCTTCGACCTGGACGAGGTCGTCAAACAGCAGGTCGAGGAGTGGCGGCCGGCCTACCGAAGCGCCGGGCGGGCCATCGTGCGCTCGGGCAAGACGGGCATGCGGGCCGTGGGCACCCCCGGCGCGGTCTCGCAGGTGCTGGCCACCCTCGTGGAGAACGCGCTCATGCACGGCGGCGGCACGGTCGCGCTGCGTACCCGGGTGACCGGCAACCAGGCGGTGCTGGAGGTCACGGACGAGGGCCCCGGCGTCCCGCCGGACCTCGGCAACCGGATCTTCGAGCGGGCCATCAGTGGCCGGAACTCCACCGGGATCGGCCTGGCGGTCGCACGCGACCTCGCGGAGGCCGACGGCGGACGCCTGGAGCTGCTGCAGACCCAGCCGCCGGTGTTCGCCCTGTTCCTCAGCCGCACCGCGCCGGAGCGCGCGGAAGAACCCGAGCCGACGGTGCGCTGA